Genomic segment of Vanacampus margaritifer isolate UIUO_Vmar chromosome 13, RoL_Vmar_1.0, whole genome shotgun sequence:
GATTATATCCgacctacatttacaattctcaattctaatatttgttccatGGAATCACATTCATTTATTCCAGTCTGTTCCCTTCATTTTGTTTCTTGGCggtattgtttttgttcaattagATTTGAGCCTccatgtgttgccatgtcaatctaatctgccttCCCAAATAGGtagtttctttaaccaatcagattttcttcgattggttggtcagagcaaaactgTTACAGCCAAATTGAACTCGCAAAGCACaaaaagcagcagtttggcaaaaactctttttcaaaAACTCAGTTCTTCCAAAAAATTGCCTTCAAGCCCTTAATTTCTAATTCCTAGATGACGTTTACGgtgaaagtaaacaaaacacattgtAGATTTGCAACAACCACTCgtttttaatttcctctacacAATGCAAATAAAAAGGTTATAGACGGGCGACAAATAGCATCGGTGACGGCGCTATAAATGCTTCAAACAAtgaatgtttaaacataaacagTGTAAACACtataacaatactcactggCAAACATTTGAGAAAGAAGAAACTTTAAAATTACTGAGCCTTTTTGTTGTGAATTTCTTCTTTGTTTGAGTCTGTATGACTATtatactgccacctggtggccaagaTGCGCACACACCAGAGGAccggaacggattaatggcatttccgttcatttgatttgggaaagatgatttgagattagCGGCAGCACGGTGGCCGCTTAGCACGTCCGCtaaggacgtgagatcgagtccgggttcAACCTTCCTGGGAggagttttctccgggtactccggtttcctcccacgttccaaagacatgcatgtcaggtgaATAGAACACTCcggaattgtccataggtgcgattgtgagtgtggatggttgttggtctctgtgtgccctgcgattgactggcgaccagttgaGGGTGAACCCCGCCtaactgcccgaagccagctgggataggctccagcgacccttgtgaggacgagtggttatgaaaatggatgggtttGAGATTAGCGATGAAAGAATTATCATATTTTATgcttgcatatttttttattgtttacatttgtaaaaaaacaaacaaataaaaaaaagttctagcAGTCATTTTAGTTTTCTTCCAGTCAGGGTCCAAAAGATTTTCCTCCCAAAACGCCAAGAGTACCCACCAAAACAATCTACTTTAATGTCTGTCTTTAAACCTCCTATTATGGGTGTTGTTGCATATTAAAGTCATAGCAGCCCACTCTCTGTTTTGTGGGTGTTTTTAAAGGGGGCCAAATGAGCCCCAAATGGAGCGTCTCCGTTAATTGTCGCTAAAGTACCGCTGGCTAGCCAGCCTTTGTTTCCGCGCCCCGTCAGGACATGGCTCCCTCTCGGCAAGAAAAACGGCCTGCTCCCCTCTTCCCTTCTTCGTCCCCCCACCCTCGAGATGACAATTAAAGCCCACTTTCATTCATCCTCCTCACCCATGATGGCTCCGAGGGCGCCGGGAACGAGTCGCTCCAGCTCGGGAAGCGGACGTTTGAGCTTGTGGTCCGGACGGAGGCTTTCTGTGTCTCTCGCTCCCGATGGGAGATGTTGTGCTTTCTTCCCGTGCTCGCCGCGGCTCGCTCGGGCTGTTgttgaaaagcagaaaatgaagGCTGCGCCGTGGTCGTTTCCTTGTTGTGTTGCTTTAATGTCGGCTCCCCTCccctttcttcttcctccttgtCACTCTCTCCCTGGGCGCCAGCTGCCATGCCGACGACCACCCACCTCCCCCCACGGACACTTCACTCAGATGATTCACATTTAAAGACCCCTCGAGCGGAGGACATTAATCGTGCTAATTAATTGATATATGCATCAATAATGTATAGAGCGTGGTGtcgtacattaaaaaaaaaacgacttggAAGTGAAATTTAAAAAGCATGGTGACTATTATAGGATGTTTTAAGCAAAAGATGCCATAAAGTGACACAGGGAAAGTTTAGAAATTTTCACAGTTTAAAGATTGTTTCACTTTCTATCCATGGGACGACGTTCCGTGTGTCTTCCTCGAAGAAAAGCACTTTTCGTGGACTTtgccagcagagggcagcaaaTTTCCAGTGTGGTCGGTGTGTTTTTAGCGACACATGCTGGATAAATAAAGTATTGCAGTGTCACGGTCTACTTTTACTTGCTCAGAGCCGCCATTTCCAgctgacattttaaaatgtatatatttgggaaaataaacatctaaacattttcattgttttgtacTGTTCTAGACGTTTACATCTCGATTTAAACATCATTATTTCGCATTTTTAGCTGTAAATCTCAGGTTTCCTTTACTACCGGATGTGACGACAGATAACGAGTGCTCTCTCTCAGCTGATTGGCCGAGCGGCGAGGAAAGGGCGTTTCTTCAAAGTAGCGCGAGTGGAAGTAAATAAAGTGTTTCTGCTAAAAACATTGACAGTAGAAATGAAAtaatcacttttatttttacttttcggGTGTGTGCGTCACGTGTAACGATGCGTAAGGTTAAGAAAGAAGCTCTCAAAGTGGTGGAAAACGTGAAACCGAAGCGGAAGAGGCAAAGGACGCATAAAGACGGTAGGCTAATAATTATAACGTGACAGTCTCAAGTCTAAACCTTCAAGTTTCAAGCCAAATTGTTGTGGTAAATCAAGCAAGTAGACCCACCGTTTATGTGAagtaaaaaaagtcaaatcatctttatatagcgctttccaACAGCCGCGGCTGTCACAATGCAGTTTCAGCCGTTTATTTGAATGGGACAAGTAgctaaacacaaatacaaaatgaaaacactctcAAGGAGCATGGCGCAGACGTAAAAATGGATTTGATATGCAAGTAAACTTAGTTACATATTTGGCCGTGGAATGCATTCAACTCGTAAGTCAAGATAGCGTTACAACTCATACCACTGTTTAATAGAAACCCCCCTCCCGCTCCCCCCATTACCTGTCCCAAAATGGTGGTCGCCGCGCATATCATGCCAACTTTCCTCCTGCAGATGAACCCTCCGGTGTTGTTTTGCCCTCCGCCTACCACACATTCTGTGAGCCTGCTGATGTTGACCACCTGCGGACTCGTCTACTCAGCTGGTACGACCTTCAGAAGAGAGAACTGCCATGGAGGACTCTGGTATGAAATGAGATGTTTTtgtaacacacatacaaaatccAACATTGGGTCCTCGGTTCCCAAATCTGTAACTTATGTCCAGTCTACTTGTCATTATTTGTCagatttcttttcatttctttttcggcccagtttttgtctgttttttctgTCCCATGCTTTGAGAGTGTGTCATGTTACCAACAGTGCATTGATAtttatagagaaaaaaaacggtcTTGTGTTATTCCAACAGGCACTAATAGAGCCAGATGTCAACATAAGGACGTATGCAGGTACATTAAATACCGTTAATGCATTATGCGGCTGCCACTGTCTCGTTTGAACGAATTTGTCTTTCCCCGGTCAAGTGTGGGTGTCAGAGATCATGTTGCAACAGACCCAGGTCGCCACAGTGATCGACTACTACACAAAATGGATGAAGGTGCACATTTTAGCTGGTGTGTGGTGATATGATCGGTTTCTTGATGTTGCGTGAATGTGTTCCAGCGTTGGCCCACCGTTTCGGATCTCGCGGCTGCGACATTAGAGGTGACCACTTGAGCTTCAGATCTCACTTtcatatcaaattaatttggatTGATTCTTTCATGATTGATTGTGTTCATGAGTAGGAGGTGAATCAGATGTGGGCGGGCCTTGGCTACTATTCGCGGGGGAAGCGCCTGCATGAAGGTGCCCAAAAGGTGAGTACAGTACAGGATGTGTGAtgtcatagtaaaaaaaaaaaagtctgttggaAAATGGACGTCTGCTTGTGTAATGACATTGGTTCTTTTGTGTACACAGGTGGTGTCAGAACTTGCCGGCCAGATGCCCGGCACGGTGGACGAGCTGCTGAGACGGCTCCCGGGAGTGGGACGCTACACTGCCGCAGCCATCGGCTCCATCGCGCTGGGCCAAGTCAGCCATCGCACGCGCACGCATGAATGACTTGAAtaccaggaagtgactgcgaTCCTTGTCGCCTAGGTTACAGGAGCCGTGGACGGCAACGTCATCCGGGTCCTGTGCCGTATGAAGGCCATCGGGGCCGACTGCACAAGTCCGGCCGTCACGGAGGCTCTCTGGTGAGTGGGATGCCGCGAATAGTCAAAAATGCGAGTCATCTGGGCAAATTAATGTctgattatttaaattaatgattCAAATTAATGTCcgattatgtttatttttatattaattattcaaattaatggcggattatttaaattaattgttcaaattcatgtcggattatgtttatttttatattaattattcaaattaatgtcggattatttaaattaatgattCAAATTAATGTCtgattatgtttatttttatattaattattcaaattaatggcggattatttaaattaatgattCAAATTAATGTCggattatgtttatttttatatgaacTATTCAAATTAATGACggattatttaaattaatatacagttatttaaaaataattaattattcaaatcaaattatttaaatttcagGCCAAAGAAATAAGTGTTTCTTTCTGGTTTGTTGTCTTTCAGGACTCTGGCAAATACGCTGGTGGACCCAAAGCGACCGGGGGACTTCAACCAGGCCATGATGGAGCTTGGGGCCCGAGTCTGCACCCCAAAGGGGCCCCTGTGCCAGCAGTGTCCTGTGCGCTTGCAATGCCACTCTTACCGTAAGgtacaataaatttaaaaaaaatagtaacgcTCTGTACTCAAGTAGAAGTACAGATTCTTCAGTGGCAGTTGGTCAATAGAGGGCGCTGTGGCCCCGCCTAATTACGCATGATGTCAATGAAAATATTGGTAATAGAACAAATCACAAATCTTTATCCATTGAGTTGCTAAATGTTTGACATGCTATCCGTAGTTCCTCTTCAATGCAACAGATAGGACTAAGGTGGGACATTTTGTGTGTAGGTTCAATCCAAACGGGAGCAGAATTCCAAGAAGCTGCTGTGGGACGAGGACACGAAGCCTCCAGCACTCCCAGACATTGAAGACTGCAGTAAGTCACCTTCTTTTCTCCCCACTGGACTTCCACTCCTTTTTTATTTGGCATCTCTCGCTCAGGCGCCGACGGAACATGCCCACTATGTCCACCCGAACCTTGGGATGAGGTGTTGGGGGCTCAGAACTTCCCGAGAAAGCCGGCCAAGAAGCCCCCGAGGGTGGAGCGAACCTTGACATTTGTGCTGACTCGGCGTGGAGAAGGCGGCGAGGACGAGTTCCTGCTCATGCGAAGACCAAGTAAAGGTTGGAACTTGCGTCTTCCTTTCCATGTGGATTGTTATtctaattatttgttttagttgtaGTGGAATTCCCAAAGTTTTCAGTTCTAttgtaactcatttgctcccaagaaCATattaatacgttctattttaaatatttgaagcgccccaaagacttatttatacgttttttgtgggttttatgatagagcatacagaaggctttgatgcagcctttcaactggagagaagaaatggtagttattacacaaacggccagcaggtggcagcagagcataggaaatgaaccaggaccatgttggaaaaacccaattactcagaattctaaatagatttgtgaataatgatgaaacttaagctatattctaatgctaattgctacaaaacggaaacagatagaaatatacttttttttttcctgatgaaagaagagactttaatctttcttttggtaggtttcatattttattagcaatataaaacaatattctgtgggcagtTATTTGTGATTAtaatttgtttacaaaaaatgttttaatagatGTATATacgttttaatacatttaaagcaGATGGGAGAGGTAATAAAACtataaacaataaatactgaGTGTAAATATTGTTCTACATTGCAGATTTTCAACTggaatgcatttattttagatttttaccTGCAAATATGATATTTGTCTCTAAATGTGGTTTTGTCAGGTTTGCTGGCAGGCTTGTGGGAGTTTCCAAGTCTTGTGTTGGAAAAGGAGGACAATTCTGAAAAGAGACACAAGATGGCGCTGTGTGCCCACGTCAATAAACACCTGGGAGCGCCGTTGACTGACAGCTCTCTTCACTATGTGGGGGAAGTAAGTATTTGTTATTTTGACTTATTATTTGGTTTGATATCATTCCAAATGAATTGGAGTGAATTCAGTGACGGACTCATTTTTGCATGTAGAGTTTCCGGACATTTCCAAAACGCAAAATGAATCTACGTGAGTTCTGGATGCTCCCCTGAATTTGTTGTCCTCGTCCTCGTAGGTGCTTCACATTTTCTCGCACATCCGCCAGACGTACGCCGTCCACACTTTGCACCTGGGAGACGCCGAGGCGCCCTTGCGGACGGGAAACGTGCGCTGGGTCAGCAGGTCGGCGCTGCGGGAAGCCGCCGTGTCTACGGGGGTCAAAAAGGTCACGCAGCACGACATTTTCATTGTTATGcttaaacatttgtctttttgaaAGCTTCTGCAATCGTCCCGTATGTCGACTCTCGTGCAGATTTTGAAGCTTTGCGACTCCGCAAGACTTCAGAAGGAGCCGAACTCTCCCGTAAGTTTTCCTCAGCAATTTTCAACGCACAGAAGCTGCTATGAAAAGTCACTCGAAGCTCTTAATACGTACGTGACGATAAAAATGTGCACGTTTGTCTCGCTTAGGATGCCAAGAGGCAAAAGAACGATGACAAGAAAAGACCACGTGGCGCAAagaaaagcaaaatgaaatcgTCCGGTGGTAGCAACAAGCAACTGTCGCTTACATCCTTCTTCAAGACCACCAAGCAGGAAACTTGCTGAAAGATTTCTCAATATCGTCGACATTTGTGTGCGAACAGTGAAGTTCGACTGCAGCTTGTTTTTAATCATGACAAAATGGTGGCATTTTTTCTTTGGAAATTAAGCTGAGGAATTTGAAATAGGAACATTCCATGGTCATTTATTGGCGTTAATTAAATTTCACAAATAAGATCCTTTGGAAAATACAAAGTCCATGAAAGTGAATTTGATGGCTAACCTtcaattttgtaaattgccCCCCTTAAATGTAAAGTTTTCAACTTTGGAAGTTAATTTGGAAGAATTTAAAGTGAAgaatttattgctttaaatccaaaacgtgttttgtatttttagaaGTCCCAAACCAAACAGCCAAATAGCGAGACCACCAACCTGGAACCCACAATGTGGCCAGGTTTACTTTACTTCTTGACATTCTGTGTTTTATCATGTTTTTATACAACACAGTGCtatttttgtatgaataaaATCCTGACAAAATATGGTGGCATTTTTGGGTGACTGGGACAGATGAATGGAATTTCCGTTTGTTGGTGAAGGGGAAAGTTTATTTGATTTCAGAGTGAATTATGTCACgtaacttgtaagtcaaggctaCCTTGACTTATGGGTTTTGGGAGTTATGAGGAGGATTTGAGGCAGATTCTGAtttttggcagaataaaattacGATAgctaattaataatttaaaaaaaagatatgcaaGGTATAAAataactttgttttgtttttgtgatttctttcaaattatgtataaaatttaaattagttgattttaaaatatcacCTTATTTAATCGGCCGGCTGATTGTCATTTGTTCGGTTATCTTCTAGTTAAGAGTGATCGCTGggtcaatttgtttttgttttgttgaaatgttattaaaagtgaGCGCCAGAAACAccgccactaggtggcagcagaCGTCCAGCTACCATCAGTTCACCTGATAGGGAAAGTACtgctatttatttgtgttttgtgcttcgattttttattttttgccagtgttttacCAAATGTCTTTCTTTCAACGAAAAAAGTGAGTGCAGAGAATAAGCAGATAACCTCCAATGAATTAAAGCTTGAAATGACAGGAAACGTGAGGTGTACATTGTAGTCCATTTGTTGGCCTACTACTTTTATGTCAGTGCGATACTGAAACTGAACGAAAGCTGGAATGCCAGCAAAATGGCGTTGAAATCATTTCTAAGCTGCTAGAAAGATTTCAATTGGTAAATCAAGGTAACCACTGTAAAAGCGTATTTGTTTGAAAGACCCCTCGTCGtccaaaagaaaataaacagcgCCTCCTAGCGTTGAGATGCCGTCCCAGCTTGACCGTTTGACGAAGCACGCAAAGAATGCGGAAGTGTGTCGGTCTCGTTCTTCTGCATTCTTGTAGCTCTCCGGTTGGCGGCAGCATAATGTGCTGTGCTTCTCTCGCCAAGGAGGAAGAGCGACCGGATCTCAACTCAATTTGAGCTTTGTAAATAATCTCACAGCGCGTTTCTTAGAAGAAGTTTAAAAATGCTGATGTGGATTTTGATCGGGTGCTATTGGTCTGTGACAGGCAGGTGATGACGTCTGCGTGGGACACCGTCTTGTCAGTCCACCACAAGATAGTCCACAATGGAGGTATGGATCCTATTGTTCTTTTATTCTTAACTCAACAGCTAAAATTGAGATTTTGGAACATGTATAGTTTTTGTGCaagcagcaacatttttgcattcttatatattttttctgctggCCAAAACTATTCAATAAGTTTGTTGTCTTTATTGCTGTTTTGTCTGAAGCCTGCTAAACGTGTTGAATGAATACACCCATTGTCTTTTGGCTAGGTCATCAACGTCTGGCATTGTGCCGGCAGTGCTAGGAGTGGCAAtcttttgaatgtctcacgattcgattccgattccTGGGTGTGTGActttcgattcagaatcgattttcgatttttgattcaaaatgatttgattgacagtaaTTTATGCTCCAATTTAtaaatgttcaaggaatcgtaatgtctactccagtctgactcgctaatgctaattagcgctctactcgcggcacttttatcactcaaaagaacggctccacgctgcaaaaaaacaacttttattgaaataacttgattgtgacttttaccttctactctctaatgtggctacaacttaacagtgtatcagactgcgtggaaccacactgcccctaagtggccaaatcgggtacaacatgaactgcgctcccaataaaggcgcacacaaacattcaaacaaatggaaatgccattaaaccTTATACAAATGACAGTCACAACTCAGTAAGTTGCAGCAATATTCATCATTTGACACAAATACTAAAGAATTTACACCTGCGAGTATTTGATATTGAGTCTGTCTACATGCGTTGCTCCACTTTGttgttctgtgtgtgttttgccacAGACAAGAGGACTGACCCGTGGCTGCTGGTCTACTCGCCGGTCCCGGTCACGCTCATCGTCCTGCTGTACCTGTGCATGGTGTGGGCGGGGCCTCGTCTCATGAGCCGCAGAGAGCCCGTCGACCTCCGCGTGGTTCTCATCTTTTATAACTCGGCCATGGTGGCGTGGTCGGCCTACATGCTCCATGAGGTGACGCAAACCTACATTTAAGTGCCAGTACAGTCCCATATGTTTCCCATGTGGTTTTCAAAATGGTCCGATTTGTGAAAATTGTGATTTGTTTTGTAGTTCTTGACCACTTCCTGGTTGTCCAACTACAGCCTCTTGTGTCAGCCGGTGGACTACAGCAGCAAACCGCTGCCCATGAGAGTGAGAGACATTTTGGAATCTCTTTTGTGGAACGTGTCCTTGAGCATCTAGAAAATAAattggatttattattattattattattattattgttgttattattattattattattattattattattgtgattttcactctcttttacacttttttttttttgctgtgtaacACCTCCctcataatacttccgatttacgtCTCCCGGGCTACATATGGTCTGATTTCACGTTACTTCCAGTATTCACGCAATTGaaacaatttaacgttaaatgtcaacttttggccattcattttcaatgtgacagacattgaactttttccacACCCACTTCCATACCATACAACATATCATCGTTACCGTCACGGTTGGTAAAGTgcgttgtccagtaaccaggaagtcgcgggttcgaatcccacctttgactgtacattgcaaatctATCCATGGCATGGCCTTTAAGCTAAGTGATAAacataccaactgactatcatatcaggaaatagATTATAATTGATCTGAAATGATTCAATCCaaccttagacagattgcagttcaagctttcttttttttttacattaatttgtcttgtaactataattaaaaatgtgtcattttttgcataattgatctttcaatttacttcataagcacatgcattcaaatcttaacatccccacgcaatttctgcagaaatatTCCTTTTCTTGTAGATGGCGCGAGTCTGCTGGTGGTTCTTCTTCTCGAAAGTCGTCGAGCTCAGCGACACGGTATCTCGACGACTCGGGcttgctttgtttttgggttgcaCCTTCGAATATTCCGGGAAAGTCCTCGTGTGACACCCTTTCGCTGCTTTCTCTTTGTCGCTACGGGCAGTTCTTTTTCATCCTGAGGAAGAAAAACAGCCAGCTGACTTTCCTTCACGTCTTCCATCACACCACCATGATCTTCAATTGGTGGTCtgccatcaaatacacagctgGCGGCCAATGTAAGACGACGTCAACTCAATTGAAgccgagttaaaaaaaaaaaaaaagaagattttttgacgtctaaatccgtcattggcagtgaatgagtgcaTTTGGTGTTGCAGCTTTTTTCATCGGCCTGCTCAACAGTTTTGTCCACATGGTGATGTACTCGTACTACGGCCTGGCTGCTCTGGGCCCTCACATGCAGAAATATTTGTGGTGGAAGTCATACCTCACCTCCCTGCAGCTGGTAAGAAGAGCAGAACTgataacaccaaaaaaaaaaaaaaaaaaaaatgtagttatgcTCAAAAATCCACTGCTTGAAGAGATATGACACCGTAACTGTTAGttttgttagcgttaagctaagcGGACGTTCATGTGGCAAAAGCTATGTGATTGTTTCAAATACACAGCATCTCTCTATCTGTTTTCAAAAGTAGGaagtcaaaaatgaaaagttgccagaaaattaaaaaaaaactggagtCCAAATACCTGAAACGTCTTCTCAACTACAACCACTACTTTTGCCTCACCAGCTGCAGTTTCTGCTGGTTCTCATACACTCGACCTACAACCTGTTCACCGACTGCGACTTCCCGGCCACCCCCAACATTGTGGTGGTTCTTTACTCcatcttcctcatcctcctcttcggCAACTTCTATCGTCGGAGCTACCTCGACAAGAGGAAGCAGAAGTAAGAAGCATTCGAATGTGTTCAGCGCTGTTCTTCGCACAAAAGATGTTTACATGCAATGGGGACTCGAGAAGTGCTGCTTTGTGCCttgtccactagagggcagcgtGCCTCCATATTGTATTACAAACAACCCGGGAGCTGATGACGTGTTTCACTCCGATTATTTCTTATTTCTTGAATGGTGAAAATGGCAAACATTCAAATGTGTGTTGTAAACAACCTGTACATTTATAAACAATCTTTGCTTTACATTGCCGACAAACCCGCAGCCACAAAATAAAACTGAGGGACGCAAACATTCTTAAAATAACACAGCAACACGATACGTTTGTTTCTGCGCTTCAGTCTAAAAACAGATGTTCAATACAAGATCATGTTTTCGAAATGTTCACGTTAGCGACACTGGaaccaagtcatttttttccctctttcaaTAAAAGTGATTGTGAAATTGACAATTTCATGGCTCATCCTTTTATCATTTAACCTTCCTGTTATCTATCTACATCTAATTCAATTTCCAATGTTTAATTAACCGCAGGAATGAAACTTGTtgataaactaaaaaaaaaaaaagaagacaaaagaaaatCTCGTGTGTGCATGCTTACCCTTGCCCACCAGAGGGCAGCACATGTCCAGTATGTATTAAAAACAACCGAGAGCTCTCATGTTTCATTCAGATATTTATTTTCCGGAGAAAATGGCAAACATTGAAATATGTGTTGTAAACAATCTGTACATTTATACACAATATTGAAAGAGGCTCGGTTTGCTTTGCCATTACTGCAGCAGGGAGACAAACCCGCGcccacaaaataaaagtgaggaatgcaaacatttattccCCGATATTTAAACAACATAGCAACACGATATGTTTGTTTCGGGCTAACAGCAGATG
This window contains:
- the mutyh gene encoding adenine DNA glycosylase isoform X2; this encodes MRKVKKEALKVVENVKPKRKRQRTHKDDEPSGVVLPSAYHTFCEPADVDHLRTRLLSWYDLQKRELPWRTLALIEPDVNIRTYAVWVSEIMLQQTQVATVIDYYTKWMKRWPTVSDLAAATLEEVNQMWAGLGYYSRGKRLHEGAQKVVSELAGQMPGTVDELLRRLPGVGRYTAAAIGSIALGQVTGAVDGNVIRVLCRMKAIGADCTSPAVTEALWTLANTLVDPKRPGDFNQAMMELGARVCTPKGPLCQQCPVRLQCHSYRKVQSKREQNSKKLLWDEDTKPPALPDIEDCSADGTCPLCPPEPWDEVLGAQNFPRKPAKKPPRVERTLTFVLTRRGEGGEDEFLLMRRPSKGLLAGLWEFPSLVLEKEDNSEKRHKMALCAHVNKHLGAPLTDSSLHYVGEVLHIFSHIRQTYAVHTLHLGDAEAPLRTGNVRWVSSFCNRPVCRLSCRF
- the elovl8b gene encoding ELOVL fatty acid elongase 8b; translation: MTSAWDTVLSVHHKIVHNGDKRTDPWLLVYSPVPVTLIVLLYLCMVWAGPRLMSRREPVDLRVVLIFYNSAMVAWSAYMLHEFLTTSWLSNYSLLCQPVDYSSKPLPMRMARVCWWFFFSKVVELSDTFFFILRKKNSQLTFLHVFHHTTMIFNWWSAIKYTAGGQSFFIGLLNSFVHMVMYSYYGLAALGPHMQKYLWWKSYLTSLQLLQFLLVLIHSTYNLFTDCDFPATPNIVVVLYSIFLILLFGNFYRRSYLDKRKQK
- the mutyh gene encoding adenine DNA glycosylase isoform X1; protein product: MRKVKKEALKVVENVKPKRKRQRTHKDDEPSGVVLPSAYHTFCEPADVDHLRTRLLSWYDLQKRELPWRTLALIEPDVNIRTYAVWVSEIMLQQTQVATVIDYYTKWMKRWPTVSDLAAATLEEVNQMWAGLGYYSRGKRLHEGAQKVVSELAGQMPGTVDELLRRLPGVGRYTAAAIGSIALGQVTGAVDGNVIRVLCRMKAIGADCTSPAVTEALWTLANTLVDPKRPGDFNQAMMELGARVCTPKGPLCQQCPVRLQCHSYRKVQSKREQNSKKLLWDEDTKPPALPDIEDCSADGTCPLCPPEPWDEVLGAQNFPRKPAKKPPRVERTLTFVLTRRGEGGEDEFLLMRRPSKGLLAGLWEFPSLVLEKEDNSEKRHKMALCAHVNKHLGAPLTDSSLHYVGEVLHIFSHIRQTYAVHTLHLGDAEAPLRTGNVRWVSRSALREAAVSTGVKKILKLCDSARLQKEPNSPDAKRQKNDDKKRPRGAKKSKMKSSGGSNKQLSLTSFFKTTKQETC